Within the Thermanaeromonas toyohensis ToBE genome, the region CCGTATGGGAGATCTCCTTCCCCTCTAAAATCTGGAATCCCGACTTAAGCAGCCTATCTTTAAGTTCTACCACCAGCCGCTTGGCTTTTTTAGGCCCTATACCCGGTAAAGCGGTAAGAAAACCTGTATCTTCTTCTACAATGGCTTGGATGAGCCGTGAAGGCGATACAGAGCTCGCTAGTACCTGGGCACCTTTGGGGCCCATCCCAGTTACGCCTAAAAGGAGCTGGAAGATATTAAGCTCTTCTGGGGTTTTAAATCCGTAAAGCTCTATAGTTTCTCCTTTTATTACCATATGGGTATGGAGGATTACCTCGTGGCCTAAGGGCGGCCAATCTTGTACCCCCCAGGTATGTACCCAAAAACCTACACCGTTTACTTCTAAAACCACACCCCCAGGAGTAACCTGCCTTAACTTCCCCCGTAAAAAAGTTATCATACGAGATCCAACCCTAAGCCCCGTAACCCTTGATGAGCAGCATGACAAAGGGCCACGGCCAAAGCATCGGCTGCATCATCAGGTGCGGGGAACTGGGGCAGGTTTAAAATAGCTTGTACCATTTTCTGTACCTGATATTTGGGGGCGCGGCCATAACCGGTCACTGCTTGTTTAACTTCCAAAGGAGTATATTCGGCTATTTCCAACCCCGCGTGAATAGCAGCGAGAATAATCACTCCTCGTGCCTGCCCCACGGCCATGGCAGTACGAGTATTCCGGTTAAAAAATATTTCTTCCACAGCCAGGCAGGAAGGTTTTTCCTTATGGATCAAGCTCAAAACCTGTTCATATAGGGAAGCCAAGCGTAAGGGTAGCGGCTGAGCCGGTGAAGTAGATATTAAGCCATAATCACCCACTTTAACCCACGAACCTTCTGCCTCTATTATGCCATAACCAGTGGTAGCTGTACCTGGGTCAATCCCTAAAATACGCATAAACTCTCCTCCTGTGTTACGTAATTCGCCATCTTAAACTCAATCCCTTCTCTTTTTTCCCTGCCGGGTGGTATCTTCTATCGGTTATGCCATTATTATCTGAAATTTATGTGTATATATGTGACATCTTGAACAATATCCTTCTTTCCTGTATACTCTAGTTAGAAAGTTAACAATCTACGGGGCTTAATTTCATATTTTTGAATGAAAGGGAACAGGTATGGCCTGCAACTTACGCATCCTCTTGGTGGATGATCATACCTTGATCCGCAAGGGGTTGCGAGCCCTCATGGCCGAATGGGAGGGGTTTGAAGTAGTAGGAGAGGCCAGGGATGGAGAGGAAGCCGTTGAACTGGCCCTTGAGCTTCGCCCGAACATTGTCCTCATGGATATATATATGCCCCGCCTCGACGGCCTAGAGGCTACACGGCGCCTTAAAACCTTGCTTCCCGAAAGTAAAGTAGTCATCCTAACGGTAGATGACAATCCCGAAACTCTGTTAGCTGCCTTAGAAGCCGGGGCTAAGGGTTACCTCCTTAAGACAGTAGAACCCCAACAGCTTTATTACCTCCTCCAAGAAGTGGCTCGTGGTGAGATGACTTTGACCCCGGCCCTTATAAAAAAGATGCTCCCTAGGTTAACCCGGACGCCTACCTTGAATTCTTTAAGTGCCAGAGAGAAGGAAGTCCTGGAGCTAGTAGCCCAAGGTTTTACCAATCGGGAAATAGCCCAAAAGCTCTATATCAGCGAAAACACGGTTAAAAACCATCTTCGGAGTATCTTAGAAAAACTCCAAACTAAAAACCGTTTACAGGCAGTCCAGTATGCCCTCCAGCAAGGCTGGATAAAGGCGCCGAAATAGCCAGAAAGAACTATTTTTAAATAGTCCTTTCGGATATTACGTAAAGGAAAAGGCGCTGATTATATTACTTTGAGAAGAAAAATGATTTCAGGCTTTAAATTTAGACTTGGGGAGGAGGCGAAAGCATAAAGCTGCCTTAATGGAAATTAAGCAAAAAGGGAAATTTATTTTTGGCTTTTATTGTGAAGGTAGTTGCAAGTATACCATTTTATTGGAGGTGTAAATTATGTCAGTAGCTTATGCCCGCCAGGCAGAGATGGAATTACCTCTTCTTTATCACTTACCTAAGGCAAAACTAGATGCTTTTGTGCAGGAATTGCGCAAAGCCTATGATGTATTTGGCCCGGTAGCTAAAGGAAAAGAATTTGTCTTCGCTCCAGTAACTAGCGCTGAAGAGTTGGCCCTACACTACCAGACCACTTTATTACCTCCTAAGAAGTTGCTCCACCTACCCTTCGAAGTCCTCTTCTCCTTCCACGAAGACCAGCATATAGAAGAAGCTGTAGCGCCTGAGCGACCCCAGGTAATATTGGGCATCCATCCTTGCGATGTCCATGCCATTCATATCTTAGATAAAGCTTATACCTCCGAATATCCCGATCCTTATTACATGGCTAAACGGCGTAACACAATTATCATCGCCCTTAACTGTACTACCCCTGGAGAGCACTGTTTCTGCTCATCCTTCGGTACTGGTCCTGCTTTAAGAGAAGGTTACGATCTTTTGCTTACTGACTTGGGCCAGGGCTTCTTGGTAGAAGTTGGTAGCCAGGTAGGTAAAAAACTCCTCCTAAATATGGATATGGAGCTTACCCCTGCCCCCCGGGTGGCCATGGTAGAAAAACAAAAGGTAATAGATAACGCCCGCCGCAGGTTCCAAAAGAAAATTAATACCCAAGGGCTGCATGAATTGCTAGAAGAGAATTTCCGCCATCCACTTTGGGAAGAGCTTATGCATCAGTGCTTGGCCTGTGGATCCTGTACCATGGTATGCCCTACCTGCTTCTGCTACAACGTGGTGGATAAGCTCGACCTTAATCTTAAGAGTGGAAAGCGGCAGCGGGAATGGGATTCTTGTATGCTTTTGGAATATGCCCAGGTAGCCTTAGGACATAACTTCCGTAAGGATCGGGATGCTAGGGTTAAGCAAAGGATTTATCATAAACTGGTGTATTACGAGCCCCAGTTCGGGACCCTGGGTTGTGTAGGTTGTGGCCGCTGCATAAAGGCCTGCGTAAAGAAGATCGATATCACAGATATTATTAGCCGTCTCAGGGGGGAATAAAGGGTGTTCAATCCATTCAAGCCTGAACGGGCTGTGATCAAAGAGATCATTCGCGAAACCCACGATACCACTACTTACACCTTTAGCTTTATCGATGAAGAAGTGCGCCGGGATTTCCGCTTCCGACCCGGTCAATTTAATATGCTTACTATTTTCGGTATCGGCGAGGCCCCGATATCTATAAGTTCCAGCCCAGTCCAAACAGAAACTTTCCAACATACTATCCGCCATGTAGGTAACGTCACCAACGCCCTGGCTAGAATGAAACCCGGTGATGTGGTAGGTATCAGGGGGCCTTATGGTACGGGTTGGCCTCTAGATGTGCTACCCATAAAAAACCTTCTCATTGTGGCTGGAGGTATTGGACTTGCCCCCTTACGTCCGGTCATCCGGGAAGTTGTCCACCGGCGGAAGGAGTTCGGGCAAGTTGAAATCCTGTATGGTGCTCGTACCCCTGCTGATCTCCTATACACTCCTGAATACCAGTTATGGCGCCAGTCAGATATCATCTTGCGCCTTACAGTGGATATGGTACCTCCTGGCACTGAATGGAAAGACGAGGTCGGAGTAGTAACTAAACTCTTCGATAAAATGTCTTCCCGCCCCGAAGAAACTACTGTATTCACTTGTGGTCCAGAGATAATGATGGCCTTTGTAGTTAAAGGGCTTTTGGCCCGCGGTTTCCGGCCTGAACAGATCTATGTATCGCTGGAACGCCGTATGAACTGCGGAGTCAAAAAATGCGGTAAATGTCAGATCGGGCCTAAGTTCGTCTGCCGAGATGGCCCTGTGTTCGCCTACGCTGAACTCTTAAGCCTACCCGAAGAAGTTTTAGGAGGTGCAGCCCGGTGAGTAAACCCCGTATAGCTGTTTATAAAATGAGCTCTTGTGCAGGCTGCCAGTTAGAACTTTTAAACCTTGAACCTATTCTTTTAGATCTTTTGGGAGCCGTAGATCTTAGCTATTTCGTCATGGCCCGCCGGGACAATGAACCCGGACCTTATGATATCGGCCTAGTCGAAGGGGCCATAACTACAGGTGAAGAAATCGAGCGGCTTAAGAAGGCGCGGGAAGAATGCCGCATCTTAGTAGCCATGGGGGCTTGTGCCTGCTACGGTGGCCTCCCCTCCATTAAAAACTGGCAGCCCCAGAGGGTAGTAGAAAGCCGGGTCTACGAGAACTTAGCTGCTATCCATTCTACCACAGCCTATGGTATCGATTATTATGTCCCGGTTGATGCCTATCTCAAGGGATGCCCAGTAAGCCGGGAGGAACTATTAGAGTTTATCAAAGGTGCTCTACTGGGGATAAGACCCTATCTTAGACCCCACAGCGTATGTGTGGAATGCAAGCTTCACGAAAATGTATGCCTGTTTGTAACCGAAGGCCAGGTCTGCTTAGGGCCAGTCACTACAGCAGGCTGCGGTGCCCTCTGTCCTTCCCGCGGGAGGCCCTGTGAAGGTTGCCGGGGCCCGGCCAACGATGCTAATACAGTATCCCTGGCCCAGACCATGGCTGAATACGGCCTACACCGCAGCGATATCATCCGATATTTCCGGAAGTTTGCGGGTATGACCCCAGAATTTAGTAA harbors:
- the ruvA gene encoding Holliday junction branch migration protein RuvA, whose amino-acid sequence is MITFLRGKLRQVTPGGVVLEVNGVGFWVHTWGVQDWPPLGHEVILHTHMVIKGETIELYGFKTPEELNIFQLLLGVTGMGPKGAQVLASSVSPSRLIQAIVEEDTGFLTALPGIGPKKAKRLVVELKDRLLKSGFQILEGKEISHTAEDEVLGALVNLGYTASEVQEPLRRAREQLGPGASSAELLQAVLRILGSVK
- the ruvC gene encoding crossover junction endodeoxyribonuclease RuvC, which produces MRILGIDPGTATTGYGIIEAEGSWVKVGDYGLISTSPAQPLPLRLASLYEQVLSLIHKEKPSCLAVEEIFFNRNTRTAMAVGQARGVIILAAIHAGLEIAEYTPLEVKQAVTGYGRAPKYQVQKMVQAILNLPQFPAPDDAADALAVALCHAAHQGLRGLGLDLV
- a CDS encoding response regulator, with translation MACNLRILLVDDHTLIRKGLRALMAEWEGFEVVGEARDGEEAVELALELRPNIVLMDIYMPRLDGLEATRRLKTLLPESKVVILTVDDNPETLLAALEAGAKGYLLKTVEPQQLYYLLQEVARGEMTLTPALIKKMLPRLTRTPTLNSLSAREKEVLELVAQGFTNREIAQKLYISENTVKNHLRSILEKLQTKNRLQAVQYALQQGWIKAPK
- a CDS encoding 4Fe-4S dicluster domain-containing protein is translated as MSVAYARQAEMELPLLYHLPKAKLDAFVQELRKAYDVFGPVAKGKEFVFAPVTSAEELALHYQTTLLPPKKLLHLPFEVLFSFHEDQHIEEAVAPERPQVILGIHPCDVHAIHILDKAYTSEYPDPYYMAKRRNTIIIALNCTTPGEHCFCSSFGTGPALREGYDLLLTDLGQGFLVEVGSQVGKKLLLNMDMELTPAPRVAMVEKQKVIDNARRRFQKKINTQGLHELLEENFRHPLWEELMHQCLACGSCTMVCPTCFCYNVVDKLDLNLKSGKRQREWDSCMLLEYAQVALGHNFRKDRDARVKQRIYHKLVYYEPQFGTLGCVGCGRCIKACVKKIDITDIISRLRGE
- a CDS encoding FAD/NAD(P)-binding protein, giving the protein MFNPFKPERAVIKEIIRETHDTTTYTFSFIDEEVRRDFRFRPGQFNMLTIFGIGEAPISISSSPVQTETFQHTIRHVGNVTNALARMKPGDVVGIRGPYGTGWPLDVLPIKNLLIVAGGIGLAPLRPVIREVVHRRKEFGQVEILYGARTPADLLYTPEYQLWRQSDIILRLTVDMVPPGTEWKDEVGVVTKLFDKMSSRPEETTVFTCGPEIMMAFVVKGLLARGFRPEQIYVSLERRMNCGVKKCGKCQIGPKFVCRDGPVFAYAELLSLPEEVLGGAAR
- a CDS encoding oxidoreductase, which encodes MSKPRIAVYKMSSCAGCQLELLNLEPILLDLLGAVDLSYFVMARRDNEPGPYDIGLVEGAITTGEEIERLKKAREECRILVAMGACACYGGLPSIKNWQPQRVVESRVYENLAAIHSTTAYGIDYYVPVDAYLKGCPVSREELLEFIKGALLGIRPYLRPHSVCVECKLHENVCLFVTEGQVCLGPVTTAGCGALCPSRGRPCEGCRGPANDANTVSLAQTMAEYGLHRSDIIRYFRKFAGMTPEFSKGAEAV